A genome region from Anopheles arabiensis isolate DONGOLA unplaced genomic scaffold, AaraD3 Autosomal_pericentromeric_contig0015, whole genome shotgun sequence includes the following:
- the LOC120908301 gene encoding uncharacterized protein LOC120908301 has product MPAQPLILSSRRTILIAILARYEEFLQNYQPDRDSIEVETRMAKFDQICKDLENLQQQLEDSATTAEEMAHNAALREDFERRLIRVQSALKAKYREIPRSEVSQQGAVDRVIADLPTHDVSTRGWNIPSEFVLADPQFDKSAPIDLILGARHYASFFTSVKSHELAPNLPTMLNSVFGWVMIGPTSPQNPASPTDCTAASTIVCMASLEESLERFWKLEELSVNDSYSPDERRCETLYKETTQRDESGRYIVRLPKQTDFTEKLGLSKTTALRRFELLERRLERNPQLKEDYHAFMKEYLELGHMSLMNKDSGDERAYYLPHHPVFKASSTTTKVRVVFDGSAKTSTGYSLNDILCVGPIVQDELLDIVLRFRTYQIALVGDIAKMYRQILLHSDDRRLVRIFFRFSPQAPIQVYELNTVTYGLAPSSFLATRTLIQLADDEGTEYALAPAALKRNFYVDDFIGGANNVREAVQLRKELSALLAKGGFELRKWSSNNLSVLSGLSTEYIGTHSSLHFIPNETVKALGISWKPESDELCFESNTEADEATSTKRSILSSIAKMYDPLGLIAPVIVRAKMLMQELWLLKSGWDEPVPNHICKKWKAIQSDWKMLSEYRTNRYALLPDATVEFHTFTDASEAAYGACVYARCENAAGEVRISLLASKSRVAPLKRVTLPRLELSAAVLGAHLHHRVKEAMQIVCAESFFWSDSTVTLKWIASPPNSWKTFVANRVAEVQHYSHPRQWRHVPGTSNPADLVSRGMSAAHFTQNQLWNSGPDWLVQPSSHWPSSDPEPSDEADLETRQVSAALVCTPTHPWFGISSSFTRMVRIIAYCIRFVRNTKQKARSQRPIPHTNASKTITPKYVDAAKTVLCRLAQQDAFSAEIKQLKKGEALMKQSPLRKLTPFLDTEEVIRVGGRLNLSQLPYQSKHPAVLPKNHKFTRLLAEDYHEEMKHASGRLLLSRIRELYWPLDGRRLVKSIARNCFRCVRQDPALARQPVGQLPPSRITPSRPFSVTGVDYAGPFYLKPAHRKAAATKSYLCVFVCFATKAVHLELVGDLTTAGFLAALRRFTSRRGLPAHIHSDNGKNFEGAERELKELFELFNDEQHRNTVATRCADRGITWHFNPPKAPHFGGLWEAAVKTAKRHLYRHLGNTRLSYEGYCTVLHQIEAAINSRPLLPLSDDPNELAALTPAHFLIGTSMFAVPEPDYTQLKSCTLDDLQKWQLLVQRFWKHWATEYLQEMQKSYASGGSNNSNILPGRLVILMDESLPTTRWPLARIVEIHPGEDKIVRVVTLKTAKGIITRPITKICVLPLSTDSENPV; this is encoded by the exons ATGCCAGCTCAACCGCTTATTTTGTCGTCGAGACGAACGATTTTGATTGCCATTTTGGCCCGTTACGAAGAGTTTCTTCAAAACTACCAGCCCGATAGGGATTCTATCGAGGTGGAAACTCGTATGGCCAAATTTGACCAAATATGCAAGGATTTGGAGAACCTTCAACAGCAGCTGGAGGACAGTGCAACCACTGCTGAAGAGATGGCACACAATGCCGCCCTTAGGGAGGATTTTGAACGGCGCTTGATTCGCGTTCAATCGGCATTGAAAGCGAAATATAGAGAAATTCCGCGCAGCGAAGTGTCGCAGCAAGGAGCCG TAGACAGGGTGATCGCTGATCTGCCGACGCATGATGTTTCCACTCGCGGCTGGAACATTCCTTCGGAATTTGTTTTGGCTGACCCGCAGTTCGATAAATCAGCCCCGATTGATCTCATCCTTGGTGCCCGTCATTACGCTTCCTTCTTTACGAGCGTAAAATCGCACGAGCTTGCTCCGAACCTTCCAACTATGCTGAACAGCGTGTTTGGGTGGGTCATGATTGGTCCCACCTCTCCTCAGAATCCTGCATCTCCGACCGATTGCACCGCCGCGTCCACAATCGTCTGCATGGCATCCCTGGAGGAGTCTCTCGAACGCTTTTGGAAGCTGGAAGAGTTAAGCGTCAATGATTCGTACTCACCTGATGAGCGGCGATGCGAAACATTGTATAAAGAAACCACTCAGCGCGACGAGTCGGGTCGCTATATTGTACGATTGCCCAAACAGACCGACTTCACGGAAAAGCTTGGCCTGTCTAAAACTACCGCTTTGAGACGCTTCGAGCTGCTGGAGAGGAGGCTAGAACGCAACCCACAGCTCAAGGAAGACTATCATGCCTTCATGAAGGAGTATTTGGAGCTGGGGCACATGTCGCTCATGAACAAAGATAGTGGGGATGAACGGGCGTACTACCTACCGCACCATCCCGTATTTAAAGCCTCCAGTACCACCACGAAAGTAAGGGTCGTGTTCGACGGATCTGCAAAAACAAGCACCGGTTATTCCTTGAATGACATTCTATGTGTTGGTCCAATCGTGCAGGACGAGCTGCTTGATATTGTGTTGCGATTCCGCACCTACCAAATAGCACTTGTGGGAGATATAGCTAAAATGTACCGACAAATATTGCTGCATTCTGATGATCGTCGATTGGTGCGCATATTCTTTCGATTTTCGCCGCAAGCTCCGATCCAAGTATATGAGCTCAACACCGTTACATACGGACTAGCACCTTCCTCGTTTCTGGCTACACGCACACTTATCCAACTAGCAGATGATGAAGGGACTGAGTATGCGCTTGCACCTGCAGCCCTGAAACGAAACTTTTACGTGGACGACTTCATTGGTGGTGCCAATAACGTTCGTGAAGCTGTTCAGCTGCGTAAGGAGTTATCAGCGCTACTTGCCAAAGGTGGGTTTGAGTTGCGCAAGTGGTCCTCAAACAATCTGAGCGTACTCTCCGGCTTAAGCACCGAGTATATCGGCACACACTCATCGCTGCATTTTATACCCAACGAGACGGTCAAAGCACTCGGCATCTCGTGGAAGCCTGAATCGGATGAGCTGTGTTTTGAATCCAACACTGAGGCTGATGAAGCCACGTCGACCAAGCGATCTATTTTGTCGAGCATTGCCAAAATGTACGATCCGCTCGGATTGATAGCACCGGTGATCGTGCGTGCTAAGATGCTGATGCAGGAGCTATGGCTACTCAAATCCGGCTGGGATGAACCTGTTCCTAATCACATCTGTAAAAAATGGAAGGCGATTCAGAGCGACTGGAAAATGTTATCCGAGTACAGGACTAACCGTTACGCTCTCTTACCAGATGCAACAGTAGAATTCCACACATTTACCGATGCTTCGGAGGCCGCCTACGGAGCATGTGTCTACGCTCGTTGTGAAAACGCGGCGGGAGAAGTCCGCATCAGCCTATTAGCTTCGAAGTCTCGAGTGGCACCACTGAAGCGCGTCACGTTGCCGAGGCTTGAACTAAGCGCAGCTGTCCTGGGCGCCCATCTGCATCATCGCGTCAAGGAGGCAATGCAGATCGTGTGCGCCGAATCGTTTTTCTGGTCCGACTCAACAGTGACGCTAAAATGGATTGCGTCACCTCCCAACTCCTGGAAGACGTTCGTGGCAAATCGAGTAGCTGAGGTGCAACACTACTCTCATCCAAGGCAATGGAGGCACGTTCCTGGCACATCCAATCCTGCTGACTTGGTTTCCCGAGGCATGTCGGCAGCACACTTCACGCAGAATCAGCTTTGGAATAGCGGTCCAGATTGGCTTGTGCAACCTTCGTCCCATTGGCCCAGCTCAGATCCAGAACCAAGCGATGAGGCGGACCTAGAAACACGCCAGGTGAGTGCCGCTTTAGTTTGTACACCAACTCATCCATGGTTTGGCATTTCTTCATCCTTCACCAGAATGGTACGCATCATTGCATACTGCATACGGTTTGTGCGCAACACCAAGCAGAAGGCGCGATCCCAGCGACCGATACCGCACACCAACGCATCCAAGACGATCACGCCCAAGTACGTGGATGCTGCAAAAACTGTGCTTTGCAGACTAGCCCAGCAAGATGCATTTTCCGCGGAAATCAAGCAGCTAAAAAAGGGAGAAGCATTGATGAAACAATCACCTTTACGAAAACTTACCCCATTCCTGGATACAGAAGAAGTAATACGGGTGGGAGGACGATTGAACTTGTCGCAACTACCGTATCAGTCCAAGCATCCAGCTGTTCTACCGAAGAACCACAAATTCACTCGTCTACTTGCGGAAGATTATCATGAAGAGATGAAACATGCTAGTGGAAGGCTATTGCTATCCCGCATTAGAGAGCTGTATTGGCCACTGGATGGACGTCGCTTGGTAAAAAGCATTGCAAGGAACTGCTTCCGCTGTGTTCGGCAAGATCCCGCACTCGCACGGCAGCCGGTTGGCCAGCTTCCACCATCCCGCATCACACCGAGCCGACCGTTTTCTGTAACCGGAGTGGACTACGCCGGTCCATTCTATTTGAAGCCAGCGCACCGGAAGGCAGCAGCTACTAAGAGCTATCTGTGCGTTTTCGTGTGTTTCGCTACGAAAGCTGTGCATTTGGAACTCGTAGGAGACCTCACAACGGCGGGATTCTTAGCAGCGCTACGCCGATTCACATCACGACGCGGATTGCCAGCCCACATACATTCTGATAATGGGAAAAACTTCGAAGGCGCAGAACGTGAACTGAAGGAGCTTTTTGAGCTGTTCAACGACGaacaacaccgcaacaccgtGGCTACCAGATGCGCTGACCGGGGAATCACTTGGCATTTCAACCCACCAAAAGCTCCACACTTCGGCGGATTATGGGAAGCAGCAGTAAAGACGGCGAAGCGACACCTCTATCGTCACCTGGGCAATACGCGGCTGTCGTACGAAGGCTACTGCACTGTGCTCCACCAAATCGAGGCAGCGATTAATTCCCGTCCGCTGTTGCCTTTGTCCGACGATCCCAACGAGCTAGCTGCACTCACACCGGCACACTTCCTTATTGGCACATCGATGTTCGCCGTGCCTGAACCGGACTACACCCAGCTGAAATCCTGCACGCTAGATGATCTTCAGAAGTGGCAGCTTTTAGTTCAGCGTTTTTGGAAGCATTGGGCCACTGAGTATCTAcaagaaatgcaaaaaagttATGCAAGTggtggcagcaacaacagcaacatactTCCCGGCAGGTTAGTGATCCTCATGGACGAATCGTTACCCACCACTCGTTGGCCTCTCGCGCGTATCGTTGAAATCCATCCCGGTGAAGACAAGATAGTACGCGTCGTTACGCTCAAGACAGCTAAGGGAATAATTACGCGACCGATCACGAAAATATGCGTTTTACCGCTCAGCACTGATAGCGAAAACCCCGTGTAA